One stretch of Leptospira mtsangambouensis DNA includes these proteins:
- the glmS gene encoding glutamine--fructose-6-phosphate transaminase (isomerizing): protein MCGIVGYLGKREALPLIIKGLKRLEYRGYDSAGVALLNGGLEIVKKKGKVLDLENEIGNRKLVATLGIGHTRWATHGEPNDRNAHPHTSSDGKLAIIHNGIIENYASIKKELEGNGHIFKSDTDSEVLIHLIEEIKKQNNCSIEEAVRLALNEVVGAYAIVILSKENERMMIAARKGSPLVIGIGEDEYFVASDATPIIEYTNNVTYLNDQEMAIIKDGSLVVKNLENVTKTPFIQKLELDLEDIEKGGYPHFMLKEIFEQPKSVRDAMRGRLVSREHHLFLSGIDQYLNRFLNADRLILVGCGTSWHAGLIGEYLFEDLARIPTEVEYASEFRYRNPIVTERDVVIAVSQSGETADTLAAIELAKSKGALIFGVCNVVGSSIARASHAGAYLHAGPEIGVASTKAFTSQVSILTMMALYLGLKKGSISLSDYQTLLLELDSIPDKVAKILTKDDDIRNISEHYYRASNFLYLGRGFNFPVALEGALKLKEISYIHAEGYPAAEMKHGPIALIDEDMPVVFIATKDGSYEKVISNIQEVKARKGKVIAIVTEGDTDIKSMADYTFEIPRTADALVPLLAVIPLQLLSYHIAILRGCNVDQPRNLAKSVTVE, encoded by the coding sequence ATGTGTGGAATCGTAGGTTATTTAGGAAAAAGAGAGGCACTTCCTCTCATCATCAAAGGTCTAAAACGTTTGGAATATCGTGGATACGATAGTGCCGGCGTTGCATTGTTAAATGGTGGTCTTGAGATTGTTAAAAAGAAAGGAAAAGTCCTCGATTTAGAAAATGAAATCGGCAATCGTAAGTTAGTTGCAACCCTTGGGATTGGACACACTCGTTGGGCCACTCATGGGGAACCCAATGATCGCAATGCACATCCACATACAAGTTCTGATGGAAAATTGGCAATCATTCACAATGGAATCATTGAAAACTACGCATCCATCAAAAAAGAATTAGAAGGGAATGGACATATTTTTAAGTCAGACACTGATTCTGAAGTTCTCATCCATTTAATCGAGGAAATCAAAAAACAAAACAACTGTTCTATTGAAGAGGCTGTTCGTTTGGCTTTGAATGAAGTTGTTGGAGCTTATGCCATTGTCATTTTGTCGAAAGAAAATGAAAGGATGATGATTGCCGCAAGAAAAGGTTCTCCCCTTGTGATTGGGATTGGTGAAGATGAATACTTTGTTGCTTCTGATGCCACACCTATCATTGAATATACGAACAATGTGACTTATCTCAATGATCAGGAGATGGCCATCATCAAAGACGGAAGTCTAGTTGTAAAAAACTTAGAAAACGTAACCAAAACTCCATTCATTCAAAAATTAGAATTGGATTTGGAAGACATAGAGAAGGGTGGATACCCACACTTTATGTTAAAAGAAATTTTCGAACAACCTAAGTCTGTTCGTGATGCCATGCGAGGACGTCTTGTCTCTCGGGAACACCACTTGTTCCTAAGTGGGATTGACCAGTATTTGAATCGATTTTTAAATGCGGATCGTTTGATCCTTGTTGGTTGTGGTACTTCCTGGCATGCGGGTCTTATCGGTGAGTATTTATTTGAAGACCTGGCTCGAATTCCTACAGAAGTAGAATACGCATCCGAGTTTCGTTATCGTAATCCCATCGTGACAGAAAGAGATGTGGTCATTGCTGTTTCTCAATCGGGAGAAACTGCTGATACTCTTGCTGCCATTGAACTTGCTAAGTCCAAAGGAGCATTGATCTTTGGAGTTTGTAATGTGGTAGGTTCTTCCATTGCTCGTGCCTCTCATGCCGGAGCCTATTTACATGCAGGCCCTGAAATTGGAGTGGCTTCCACTAAAGCATTCACATCCCAAGTATCAATCCTTACCATGATGGCTTTGTATTTAGGGTTAAAAAAAGGTTCCATCTCTTTATCTGATTACCAAACCCTGCTCCTTGAATTGGATTCGATCCCTGATAAGGTAGCAAAAATTCTAACAAAAGATGATGACATCCGCAACATTTCAGAACATTATTACCGTGCGTCTAACTTCCTTTATTTGGGACGTGGGTTTAATTTCCCTGTAGCATTGGAAGGTGCACTGAAACTTAAAGAAATTTCTTATATCCATGCAGAAGGATATCCTGCTGCAGAAATGAAACACGGACCAATTGCTCTTATTGATGAAGACATGCCTGTTGTGTTTATTGCTACAAAAGATGGATCGTATGAAAAGGTAATTTCCAATATCCAGGAAGTCAAAGCCAGGAAAGGAAAGGTGATTGCCATCGTAACGGAAGGGGATACTGACATAAAATCTATGGCAGACTATACCTTTGAAATTCCGAGAACTGCGGATGCTCTTGTTCCTTTACTTGCCGTCATCCCGTTACAACTGTTATCCTACCACATAGCAATCCTTAGGGGATGTAATGTGGACCAACCAAGAAACTTAGCGAAATCTGTAACTGTGGAGTAA
- a CDS encoding GlmU family protein has translation MNLLLDDSKRNPSLEPLSRFHSFFEWNLGGITLLEKLERKYPGAKIYYKGPSPEFEKLIFNRYPHVLPANLESFDSIYSSDSYLPWELLGTVTSIIEDTLTLEKDWKRFRQKYKAKQSGFHIVGKEKHLYIHPGATIYPGVVFDTTDGPILIEDGVKISSFSFLEGPLFVGRDSQIDNARITGGCLIGNQCRIGGEVENSIILDYTNKHHEGFLGHSFVSTWVNLGALSTTSDLKNNYGIVKLKIGDSLINTGTIKFGSLIGPFTKLAIGVMSNTGTVFDIASNIVESRIQGYVPAFTWIRPGGRYRLEEYLFDTKKIMARRGMNLFEFEEEYLRKLYGSLTE, from the coding sequence GTGAACCTTCTACTTGACGATTCCAAAAGAAATCCGTCTCTTGAACCTTTGTCCAGGTTTCATTCATTTTTTGAATGGAATTTGGGTGGTATCACCTTACTTGAAAAATTAGAACGGAAATACCCTGGAGCAAAGATTTATTATAAAGGGCCCAGTCCGGAATTTGAAAAACTAATCTTCAATCGGTATCCTCATGTTTTGCCTGCAAACCTAGAATCTTTTGATTCAATTTACAGTTCTGATTCCTATTTACCTTGGGAACTTTTAGGTACTGTTACTTCTATCATTGAAGATACATTGACATTGGAAAAAGATTGGAAACGGTTTCGCCAAAAATACAAAGCAAAACAATCAGGTTTTCATATTGTTGGAAAGGAGAAACACCTTTACATTCATCCTGGGGCTACCATCTACCCTGGCGTTGTTTTTGATACAACAGATGGGCCCATCCTCATTGAAGATGGAGTCAAAATTTCCTCTTTTAGTTTTTTAGAAGGACCACTCTTTGTTGGAAGAGATTCACAAATCGATAACGCTCGGATCACTGGTGGATGTCTCATCGGAAACCAATGTCGAATTGGTGGGGAAGTAGAAAATTCTATCATTTTAGATTATACCAACAAACACCATGAAGGTTTCCTTGGGCATAGTTTTGTTTCCACATGGGTAAACCTAGGTGCTTTATCTACAACCAGTGATTTAAAAAACAATTATGGAATTGTGAAACTAAAAATCGGTGATTCGCTAATCAACACAGGAACCATAAAGTTTGGTTCTCTCATTGGTCCCTTTACGAAATTGGCGATTGGTGTGATGTCAAATACGGGAACTGTTTTTGACATTGCTAGTAATATCGTTGAATCCAGAATCCAAGGGTATGTGCCTGCATTCACTTGGATAAGGCCAGGCGGGCGTTACCGTCTCGAAGAGTATCTTTTTGATACCAAAAAAATCATGGCACGACGTGGGATGAATCTTTTTGAATTCGAAGAAGAGTATTTGAGAAAATTATACGGAAGTCTTACGGAGTGA
- a CDS encoding alpha/beta fold hydrolase: MTPSLLEHINSGKTVEIDDLRFFYLDEGKGEEIILLLPGFLTTSYNYRKLVSLLSNHYRVIALDFLGTGFSTRPDGPLSHRLQAHYLAPFLEKVVGDKKVHVVAFDYALPILCFTFKEHANQYKSLSILGGFMNLPKFRFYFPLHFLRLPLVGEVFSFLFRPPFLRLFYKLFLVKKTHQLAFEWEKTMYHLLFEGKARKNTLEFVRNVDRSTHALREIEEGAKNFVGLRQIYIGEEDFRISPNQTEYMKETLRTSSLVFLPAKHLPMEECPEAIFEKLHYFVDSFSHKKTKTFHFNKQNKE; the protein is encoded by the coding sequence ATGACACCCAGTTTGTTAGAACATATCAATTCTGGAAAAACAGTAGAAATTGATGACTTACGTTTTTTCTATTTAGATGAAGGGAAAGGTGAGGAAATCATTCTCCTCCTTCCTGGTTTTTTGACAACATCGTATAACTATCGCAAGTTGGTGAGTTTGTTGTCGAATCATTATCGAGTGATTGCGCTTGATTTTTTGGGAACTGGCTTTAGCACAAGACCGGATGGACCACTTTCTCATCGGCTCCAAGCTCATTATTTAGCACCTTTTTTGGAGAAAGTGGTTGGTGACAAAAAGGTTCATGTTGTGGCTTTCGATTATGCACTTCCAATTCTTTGTTTTACTTTTAAGGAACATGCAAACCAGTATAAATCTTTATCTATTTTAGGTGGGTTTATGAACTTACCTAAATTTCGTTTTTATTTTCCTCTTCATTTCCTCCGTTTGCCGTTAGTTGGAGAAGTTTTTTCATTTTTATTTCGCCCACCCTTTCTTCGTTTGTTTTATAAACTATTCCTCGTGAAAAAAACACACCAACTTGCCTTTGAATGGGAGAAGACAATGTATCATTTGTTATTCGAAGGGAAAGCTCGCAAAAACACTTTAGAATTTGTTCGTAATGTAGATCGATCTACTCATGCTTTGCGTGAGATAGAAGAAGGTGCTAAAAATTTCGTGGGTCTTCGCCAAATTTATATTGGTGAGGAAGACTTCCGTATTTCTCCCAACCAAACCGAATACATGAAAGAAACGCTTAGGACAAGTAGCTTAGTTTTTTTACCAGCCAAACACCTTCCTATGGAAGAATGTCCAGAAGCCATATTTGAAAAACTTCACTACTTTGTAGATTCCTTCTCGCATAAAAAAACCAAAACCTTCCATTTCAACAAACAAAACAAGGAATAA
- a CDS encoding carboxyl transferase domain-containing protein, producing MERIISKTNPNTSEFVANRTAYLETLVPIRKVIENVKLGGGSKALEKHKSRGKLTARERIAELIDVGTEFMEVCGLAGEGVYPDPVPSAGIITGIGKVEGVDCMIVANDATVKGGTYYPLTVKKHVRAQEIAENNSLPCIYLVDSGGAFLPMQDEVFPDKDHFGRIFFNQARMSAKGISQIAVVMGSCTAGGAYIPAMSDESVIVKGNGTIFLGGPPLVKAATGEVVTGEELGGADVHCRVSGVTDHYAEDDFHALEITRSIVKNLNIKSETLPKETEEPLYPTEEIYGIIERDSKKSYDPREIIARIVDGSRFHEFKKLYATTLVTGFAEVYGYPVGIIANHGVLFSESALKASHFIELCDQRRIPLLFLQNITGFMVGKKYENNGIARDGAKMVNAVSTTTVPKLTIVTGGSYGAGNYGMCGRAFAPEFLWMWPNARISVMGGEQAANVLWTVKKDQKEAAGESIQADEESTFKKPILEDYEKKSSAVYSSARLWDDGIIDPADTRKVLGRALSILSRRKEERKPFGVFRM from the coding sequence ATGGAAAGAATCATATCTAAGACGAACCCGAACACATCCGAATTTGTGGCCAATCGAACGGCATACTTAGAAACCTTAGTCCCCATTCGAAAAGTTATCGAAAATGTAAAGTTAGGTGGCGGTAGTAAGGCTTTAGAAAAACACAAATCAAGAGGCAAACTGACTGCAAGAGAAAGAATTGCCGAACTCATTGATGTTGGAACCGAGTTTATGGAAGTTTGTGGTCTTGCTGGAGAAGGGGTATATCCCGATCCCGTTCCTTCCGCAGGTATCATCACAGGGATCGGGAAAGTGGAAGGTGTGGATTGTATGATTGTTGCCAATGATGCAACGGTCAAAGGTGGAACTTATTATCCTCTTACAGTCAAAAAACATGTTCGTGCTCAAGAGATTGCCGAAAACAATTCTCTTCCTTGTATTTACTTGGTGGATTCTGGTGGGGCTTTTTTACCCATGCAAGATGAAGTATTTCCGGACAAAGACCATTTTGGTCGTATTTTTTTCAACCAAGCAAGGATGAGTGCCAAAGGAATTTCTCAGATAGCGGTCGTTATGGGGTCTTGCACGGCAGGGGGTGCCTATATTCCTGCGATGTCCGATGAATCTGTGATTGTCAAAGGAAATGGAACCATCTTTCTTGGTGGTCCTCCGCTTGTCAAAGCTGCAACTGGTGAAGTGGTCACTGGTGAAGAGTTAGGTGGTGCAGACGTACATTGCCGTGTGTCAGGAGTGACAGACCACTATGCAGAGGATGATTTCCATGCTTTAGAAATCACTCGTTCTATTGTAAAAAACCTAAATATAAAATCAGAGACTCTTCCTAAAGAAACAGAAGAACCTTTGTATCCAACAGAGGAAATTTATGGAATCATCGAAAGGGATTCTAAAAAATCATACGATCCAAGAGAAATCATTGCAAGGATTGTAGATGGTTCTAGATTTCATGAATTCAAAAAACTATATGCCACAACCCTCGTCACAGGGTTTGCTGAGGTATACGGATACCCAGTAGGTATCATTGCCAACCATGGAGTTTTGTTTTCTGAGTCAGCGCTCAAAGCCTCTCATTTTATTGAACTTTGTGACCAAAGACGGATTCCACTTTTATTCCTACAAAACATCACAGGATTTATGGTGGGGAAAAAATACGAAAACAATGGAATTGCTCGTGATGGTGCGAAGATGGTCAATGCCGTTTCTACAACTACAGTCCCCAAGCTAACGATTGTTACTGGTGGATCTTATGGTGCAGGAAACTATGGAATGTGCGGTCGTGCCTTTGCTCCGGAATTTTTATGGATGTGGCCCAATGCACGAATTTCAGTCATGGGAGGAGAACAAGCCGCCAATGTTCTTTGGACAGTCAAAAAAGACCAAAAGGAAGCAGCGGGTGAATCCATTCAGGCAGACGAAGAATCCACTTTTAAAAAACCAATTTTAGAAGATTATGAAAAGAAGTCTTCGGCAGTGTATAGTTCGGCTCGGCTTTGGGATGATGGAATCATTGATCCTGCCGATACTAGGAAAGTTTTGGGAAGGGCATTGTCTATTCTCAGCCGAAGGAAAGAAGAAAGAAAACCATTTGGTGTCTTTCGAATGTAA
- a CDS encoding STAS domain-containing protein, with product MIIHEKSSHQVAIITIEGEVDLYNAKELKDILDDKMRKHQYEIVVNLEKVPFMDSSGIGTLVTAMYKLKKYHGNLKVCSVHGSVAKVFKLTGMESHLEVFDSEEKAVLSLVEEREPTD from the coding sequence ATGATCATCCACGAAAAATCATCCCATCAAGTCGCTATCATTACCATTGAGGGTGAGGTTGATTTGTACAATGCAAAAGAATTGAAAGACATTCTGGATGATAAGATGCGCAAACACCAATATGAAATTGTGGTGAACTTAGAAAAGGTTCCCTTTATGGATAGTTCGGGAATTGGGACGCTCGTCACTGCTATGTACAAACTCAAAAAATACCATGGAAATTTGAAGGTATGTAGTGTACATGGATCGGTAGCAAAGGTTTTTAAACTTACTGGAATGGAGAGCCATTTGGAAGTATTTGATTCTGAGGAAAAAGCAGTTCTTTCATTGGTAGAGGAACGAGAACCCACCGACTAA
- a CDS encoding DJ-1 family glyoxalase III gives MAKRVLIPLCPGFEEMEAIILIDVLRRGNVEVVSIGKSKDPILASRKTLHLADKIFSEIVPSEFDAILLPGGLEGTKQLMKDPEISKILNSFQTESKMIGAICAAPNVLRNLDIISGEDPYTAFPSPEDLAKGKGGKYTGERIVSHNNIHTSIGPGSAFEFALFILERLEGKEVMEKVKVGLQLPKNEI, from the coding sequence ATGGCAAAACGAGTTTTGATTCCCCTCTGTCCTGGCTTTGAAGAAATGGAAGCCATCATCCTCATTGATGTTTTGAGAAGAGGAAATGTAGAAGTTGTCTCAATTGGAAAATCAAAAGATCCCATCCTTGCTTCTAGAAAAACTCTGCACTTAGCAGATAAAATTTTTTCGGAAATCGTTCCCAGTGAATTTGATGCCATCCTACTCCCAGGAGGACTCGAAGGAACCAAACAACTGATGAAGGACCCAGAAATTAGTAAGATTCTAAATTCCTTCCAAACAGAATCTAAAATGATTGGTGCCATTTGTGCGGCTCCAAATGTCCTCCGAAATTTGGACATCATCTCAGGGGAGGATCCTTATACAGCTTTTCCTTCTCCCGAAGATTTGGCAAAAGGAAAAGGCGGAAAGTATACGGGAGAAAGGATTGTTTCACATAACAATATCCATACGAGCATTGGTCCTGGTTCTGCTTTTGAATTTGCTTTGTTTATTTTGGAAAGATTAGAAGGAAAAGAAGTGATGGAAAAAGTGAAGGTTGGTTTGCAACTCCCTAAAAATGAAATTTAG